One genomic segment of Pseudomonas fortuita includes these proteins:
- a CDS encoding peptidoglycan D,D-transpeptidase FtsI family protein, translated as MKLEGALYPWRFRVVIGLLAIMVGAICWRIIDLQVVDRDFLKGQGDARSLRHIPIPAHRGLITDRNGEPLAVSTPVTTLWANPKEMQASKDRWPQLAAALGQNPQQLVERLTQQASKEFIYLVRGLTPEQGQHVLDLKVPGVYGLEEFRRFYPAGDVTAHMVGFTDLDDHGREGVELAYDEWLAGVPGKRQVIKDRRGRLIKDIQVTKNAKAGKTLALSIDLRLQYLATRELRNAIAEQDAKAGSLVIMDVKTGEVLAMVNQPTYNPNNRRSMFPAAMRNRAIIDVFEPGSTVKPISMSAALQSGRWKPTDKVEVYPGSLQIGRYTIKDVSRSEGPILDLTGILINSSNVGMSKIAFDIGGEAIYRVMSQVGLGQYTGLGFPGERVGNLPNHREWRKAETATLSYGYGLSVTALQLVHAYAALANDGKMVPLSIIKVDKAPEAVQAIPKETAETVQGMLQQVIEAPRGVFRAQVPFYHVAGKSGTARKATVGSKGYTENAYRSLFAGFGPMSDPRYAIVVVIDEPGKGGYFGGLVSAPVFSKVMSGTLRLMNVPPDNLPPPAPAEQSQVNAAAAKGGRG; from the coding sequence ATGAAGCTCGAAGGCGCACTCTACCCGTGGCGCTTCCGCGTGGTGATCGGCTTGCTGGCAATCATGGTCGGCGCTATCTGCTGGCGCATCATCGACCTGCAAGTGGTCGACCGTGACTTCCTCAAGGGGCAGGGCGATGCGCGCAGTTTGCGTCACATCCCTATCCCTGCGCACCGTGGCCTGATCACCGACCGCAACGGTGAACCATTGGCTGTGAGTACCCCGGTCACCACCCTGTGGGCCAACCCCAAGGAAATGCAGGCGTCCAAAGACCGCTGGCCACAGCTGGCCGCAGCGCTGGGGCAAAACCCGCAGCAACTGGTCGAGCGCCTGACCCAGCAGGCCAGCAAAGAGTTCATCTACCTGGTCCGCGGCCTGACCCCGGAGCAGGGCCAGCACGTGCTCGACCTGAAAGTGCCTGGTGTGTACGGCCTGGAAGAATTCCGCCGCTTCTATCCGGCCGGCGATGTCACCGCGCACATGGTCGGCTTCACCGACCTCGACGACCACGGTCGCGAAGGGGTGGAACTGGCCTATGACGAGTGGCTGGCCGGCGTGCCCGGCAAGCGGCAGGTGATCAAGGACCGGCGTGGCCGGCTGATCAAGGACATCCAGGTAACCAAGAACGCCAAGGCCGGCAAGACCTTGGCGTTGTCGATAGACCTGCGCCTGCAGTACCTGGCTACCCGCGAGCTGCGCAACGCCATTGCCGAGCAGGACGCCAAGGCCGGCAGCCTGGTGATCATGGACGTCAAGACTGGTGAAGTCCTGGCCATGGTCAACCAGCCAACCTACAACCCGAACAACCGCCGCAGCATGTTCCCGGCAGCGATGCGCAACCGGGCAATCATCGACGTGTTCGAGCCCGGTTCCACGGTCAAGCCGATTTCCATGAGTGCGGCACTGCAAAGCGGCCGCTGGAAGCCGACCGACAAGGTCGAGGTTTACCCGGGCAGCTTGCAGATCGGCCGCTACACCATCAAGGACGTGTCGCGCAGCGAGGGCCCGATCCTCGACCTGACCGGCATCCTGATCAACTCCAGTAACGTCGGCATGAGCAAGATCGCCTTCGACATTGGTGGCGAGGCCATCTACCGCGTCATGTCCCAGGTCGGCCTGGGCCAGTACACCGGCCTTGGCTTCCCGGGTGAGCGTGTCGGCAACCTGCCCAACCACCGCGAGTGGCGCAAGGCTGAAACCGCGACCCTTTCCTATGGCTATGGCCTGTCGGTGACCGCCCTGCAGCTGGTGCATGCCTACGCGGCGCTGGCCAACGACGGCAAGATGGTGCCGCTGTCGATCATCAAGGTCGACAAGGCTCCGGAAGCTGTGCAAGCCATTCCGAAGGAAACCGCCGAAACCGTTCAGGGCATGCTGCAGCAGGTGATTGAAGCACCGCGTGGTGTGTTCCGTGCCCAGGTGCCGTTCTATCACGTGGCCGGCAAGTCCGGCACAGCGCGTAAAGCCACGGTGGGGTCCAAGGGGTACACCGAAAACGCCTACCGTTCGCTGTTCGCCGGCTTCGGGCCAATGAGCGACCCGCGCTACGCCATCGTCGTGGTCATCGACGAGCCGGGCAAGGGTGGTTACTTCGGTGGCCTGGTTTCGGCGCCGGTATTCAGCAAGGTCATGTCCGGCACCCTGCGTTTGATGAACGTACCGCCAGACAACCTGCCGCCACCGGCACCCGCCGAACAGTCGCAAGTCAATGCAGCAGCCGCCAAGGGAGGGCGTGGATGA
- the ftsL gene encoding cell division protein FtsL, whose translation MSRLFAKPLPGGSFLMLLLFIGVLVSAVAVSYSAHWNRQLLNTLYGELNERDKAQAEWGRLILEQSTWTAASRIENLASEQLKMRVPAADEVRMVAP comes from the coding sequence GTGAGCAGGCTCTTTGCCAAGCCTTTGCCAGGCGGAAGCTTCCTGATGCTTCTGCTGTTTATCGGCGTGCTGGTTTCGGCCGTCGCCGTGTCCTACAGCGCGCACTGGAACCGTCAGTTGCTCAATACCCTTTACGGCGAGTTGAATGAGCGTGACAAGGCCCAGGCCGAGTGGGGCCGGCTGATTCTGGAACAGAGCACCTGGACCGCCGCCAGCCGTATCGAAAACCTGGCTTCCGAGCAGTTGAAAATGCGCGTGCCTGCGGCTGACGAAGTGCGGATGGTGGCGCCATGA
- the rsmH gene encoding 16S rRNA (cytosine(1402)-N(4))-methyltransferase RsmH — protein sequence MTIDSGFNHITVLLDEAVEALALRADGCYLDGTFGRGGHSRLILSKLGPQGRLLGFDKDPQAIATGQALAAEDGRFVIVQRSFAELGAEVAERGLHGKVSGVLLDLGVSSPQLDDPERGFSFLNDGPLDMRMNPDQGISAAEFIATAPVEEIARVFKEYGEERFSGRMARAVVERREKEPFTRTADLAEVLKVANPAWEKGKNPATRAFQGLRIHVNNELGDLEAGLEAALDALEVGGRLAVISFHSLEDRIVKLFMRKLVKGEADNLPRNLPVQHKVFEPKIKLIGKAQFASEAELKANPRSRSAVMRVAEKLR from the coding sequence GTGACCATAGATAGCGGCTTCAACCACATTACCGTCCTGCTCGACGAAGCTGTCGAGGCATTGGCCCTGCGCGCCGACGGTTGCTATCTGGACGGCACCTTCGGCCGTGGCGGACACAGCCGGCTGATTCTCAGCAAGCTCGGGCCGCAAGGGCGGCTGCTGGGCTTCGACAAAGATCCACAGGCGATTGCCACGGGGCAAGCGCTGGCGGCCGAAGACGGCCGCTTTGTCATTGTGCAGCGCAGCTTTGCCGAGCTGGGTGCAGAAGTGGCCGAACGCGGCCTGCACGGAAAGGTCAGCGGTGTACTGCTGGACCTGGGCGTGTCCTCGCCGCAACTGGATGACCCAGAGCGTGGCTTCAGTTTCCTCAATGATGGCCCGCTGGACATGCGCATGAACCCGGATCAGGGCATCAGTGCCGCCGAGTTCATCGCCACTGCGCCTGTGGAAGAAATTGCCCGTGTCTTCAAAGAGTACGGTGAAGAGCGTTTCTCCGGCCGCATGGCGCGTGCCGTGGTCGAGCGCCGCGAAAAGGAGCCGTTCACCCGCACTGCCGACCTGGCGGAAGTGCTGAAGGTTGCCAACCCGGCCTGGGAAAAAGGCAAGAACCCGGCTACCCGTGCCTTCCAGGGGCTGCGGATCCATGTCAACAACGAGCTGGGTGACCTGGAGGCTGGCCTGGAGGCCGCGCTGGATGCACTCGAGGTCGGTGGCCGCCTGGCAGTGATCAGTTTCCACTCCCTTGAGGACCGTATCGTCAAGCTGTTCATGCGCAAGCTGGTCAAGGGCGAGGCCGACAACCTGCCACGCAACCTGCCGGTACAGCACAAAGTCTTCGAGCCGAAAATCAAGCTCATCGGCAAGGCCCAGTTCGCCTCCGAAGCCGAGCTCAAGGCCAACCCACGCTCGCGTAGCGCCGTGATGCGTGTGGCGGAGAAACTGCGGTGA
- the mraZ gene encoding division/cell wall cluster transcriptional repressor MraZ, with protein MFRGANAVSLDAKGRLAMPSRYRDELDSRCNGQLIVTIDAVDPCLCVYPLDEWEQIEAKLRALPSLREENRRLQRLLIGNAVDLELDGSGRFLVPPRLREYAKLDKKAMLVGQLNKFQLWDEDAWNTVSAADLAAIQQPGAMPDELRDLIL; from the coding sequence TTGTTCCGCGGAGCCAACGCCGTCAGCCTCGATGCCAAGGGACGTCTCGCCATGCCGAGTCGGTACCGTGACGAGCTGGATTCGCGTTGCAATGGCCAGCTGATCGTGACCATTGACGCCGTTGACCCCTGCTTGTGCGTATACCCCCTCGATGAGTGGGAACAGATAGAAGCCAAGTTGCGAGCCTTGCCATCGTTGCGTGAGGAAAACCGCCGTCTGCAGCGTTTGCTGATCGGTAATGCGGTTGACCTGGAGCTCGATGGCAGTGGGCGTTTCCTGGTGCCGCCCCGCCTGCGTGAGTACGCCAAGCTCGACAAGAAGGCGATGCTGGTGGGGCAACTGAACAAATTCCAGCTGTGGGATGAAGATGCCTGGAACACGGTTTCGGCAGCCGACCTTGCAGCTATTCAACAACCGGGCGCCATGCCCGACGAATTGCGTGACCTGATCCTGTGA
- the rsmI gene encoding 16S rRNA (cytidine(1402)-2'-O)-methyltransferase, translated as MSARALKVLADVALIAAEDTRHSIRLLQHFGIDTPLAACHEHNERDEGGRFLTKLLAGENVALVSDAGTPLISDPGYHLVRQARAAGVSVVPVPGACALIAALSAAGLPSDRFIFEGFLPAKQAGRRARLEQVKEEPRTLIFYEAPHRILECLEDMELVFGGERPALLARELTKTFETLKGLPLAELRAFVAGDSNQQRGECVVLVGGWSAPEGEQAISTEAQRVLDLLLAELPLKRAAALAAEITGVRKNLLYQLALEKQKTE; from the coding sequence ATGAGCGCCCGGGCGCTGAAGGTGCTGGCGGATGTGGCGCTGATCGCCGCCGAAGACACCCGCCATTCGATCCGCCTGCTGCAACACTTTGGCATCGACACACCGCTGGCGGCCTGTCATGAACACAATGAGCGTGATGAGGGCGGGCGTTTTCTCACCAAGCTGCTGGCTGGCGAGAACGTGGCACTGGTTTCCGATGCCGGCACGCCGCTGATTTCCGACCCGGGCTACCACTTGGTACGCCAGGCGCGGGCTGCGGGGGTGAGCGTGGTGCCGGTGCCGGGCGCCTGCGCCTTGATCGCCGCACTGTCGGCGGCCGGCCTGCCGTCGGACCGCTTCATTTTCGAAGGCTTCCTGCCGGCCAAGCAGGCCGGGCGCCGGGCGCGCCTCGAGCAGGTGAAGGAAGAGCCGCGTACGCTGATTTTCTATGAGGCCCCGCACCGTATCCTCGAATGCCTCGAAGACATGGAGCTGGTTTTTGGTGGCGAACGCCCGGCACTGCTGGCGCGCGAGCTGACCAAGACCTTCGAGACCCTGAAGGGCCTGCCGCTGGCCGAGCTGCGCGCGTTCGTTGCCGGCGACAGCAACCAGCAGCGCGGTGAGTGCGTGGTACTGGTTGGCGGCTGGAGCGCGCCGGAGGGCGAGCAGGCCATCAGTACCGAGGCCCAGCGAGTACTCGACCTGCTGTTGGCCGAGCTGCCACTGAAGCGGGCTGCGGCGCTGGCGGCGGAAATTACCGGTGTGCGCAAGAACCTGTTGTATCAACTTGCGCTGGAAAAGCAGAAAACCGAATAG
- a CDS encoding penicillin-binding protein activator, with protein sequence MIACLRLLTALCLAALLAACASSPSSSLGELPRTPDASIEQLLEKAASSKSAEDAALLRLSAADLAYKQKDFPRAARILEQVPLDTLKPAQQVFASTLAAELAMSRNQPKAALTALAHPSLQRVAELPAEQQARTYNVHAAALEADGQTLAAAQQRVLLAPLLSGQAASANNDAIWALVASLPAEQLQQPANDQTLAGWTSLAFAVKSAGTLEQQQAAIDTWVKQHPGHPAAQQLPLALTKLKELASQPLTKIALLLPQEGPLAGVARALRDGFMAAHFQAQQAGQPAPAVQVFDSSRIGSLDDFYRQAQAAGVQLVIGPLEKPLVKQLAAKPQLPITTLALNYADAGQKAPPQLFQFGLAAEDEAREVARRARADGMVRAVALVPSGEWGDRVLAAFRQDWEGNGGTLLAAERIAQPVALAQQIADLFQLRQSEGRAKSLQSTVGGSIAAQPSRRQDIDFIFLASTPQQAQQIKPTLNFQYAGDVPVYATSNLYSASGDVNQYNDMNGIRFCETPWLLDTSNSLRQQVVQQWPQAAGSLGRLYAMGVDAYSLAPRLGQLKALPDNRVQGLSGSLSINANQRIERQLPWAEFAGGQVKRLPDTAR encoded by the coding sequence ATGATCGCTTGCCTGCGGCTGCTCACAGCCCTCTGCCTCGCTGCCCTGCTGGCAGCCTGCGCCAGCTCGCCCTCATCCAGCCTGGGCGAACTGCCACGCACCCCGGATGCCAGCATCGAGCAACTGCTCGAAAAAGCCGCTTCCAGCAAGTCAGCGGAAGATGCCGCCCTGCTGCGCCTGAGCGCGGCCGACCTGGCCTACAAGCAGAAGGACTTCCCACGCGCCGCACGCATTCTTGAGCAAGTCCCGCTGGACACACTCAAGCCGGCCCAGCAAGTGTTCGCCAGCACCCTCGCGGCCGAGCTGGCCATGAGTCGAAACCAGCCCAAGGCGGCCCTGACTGCCCTGGCTCACCCCAGCCTGCAACGTGTAGCCGAGCTGCCGGCGGAGCAGCAAGCGCGCACTTACAATGTGCACGCCGCCGCCCTTGAAGCCGACGGCCAGACCCTGGCTGCCGCGCAACAGCGCGTGCTGCTGGCCCCGCTGCTCAGCGGCCAGGCTGCCAGCGCCAACAATGACGCCATCTGGGCACTGGTCGCCTCGTTGCCGGCAGAGCAACTGCAGCAGCCAGCCAACGACCAGACCCTGGCCGGCTGGACCAGCCTCGCCTTCGCCGTGAAGAGCGCCGGCACCCTGGAGCAGCAGCAAGCGGCCATCGATACCTGGGTCAAACAGCACCCAGGCCACCCTGCCGCCCAGCAACTGCCGCTGGCGCTGACCAAGCTCAAGGAGCTGGCCAGCCAGCCACTGACCAAGATCGCCCTGCTGCTGCCCCAGGAAGGCCCGCTTGCCGGTGTTGCCCGCGCCCTGCGTGACGGTTTCATGGCCGCCCACTTCCAGGCCCAGCAAGCTGGCCAGCCAGCGCCTGCGGTGCAAGTGTTCGACAGCTCGCGCATCGGCTCGCTAGACGATTTCTATCGCCAGGCCCAGGCCGCCGGCGTGCAACTGGTCATCGGCCCGCTTGAAAAGCCACTGGTCAAACAACTGGCCGCCAAACCGCAACTGCCGATCACCACACTGGCCCTGAACTACGCCGACGCCGGCCAGAAGGCCCCGCCGCAACTGTTCCAGTTCGGCCTGGCTGCCGAAGATGAAGCACGCGAAGTCGCCCGCCGCGCTCGCGCCGACGGCATGGTCCGCGCCGTGGCCCTGGTGCCGAGTGGCGAATGGGGTGACCGCGTGCTGGCCGCCTTCCGCCAGGACTGGGAAGGCAATGGCGGCACCCTGCTCGCTGCCGAGCGCATTGCCCAGCCGGTTGCCCTCGCCCAACAGATCGCCGACCTGTTCCAGCTGCGCCAGAGCGAAGGCCGCGCCAAGAGCCTGCAAAGCACGGTAGGCGGCAGCATCGCCGCACAACCGTCGCGCCGCCAGGATATCGATTTCATCTTCCTGGCCTCGACCCCGCAACAGGCCCAGCAGATCAAGCCGACCCTGAACTTCCAGTACGCCGGTGACGTCCCGGTCTATGCCACCTCGAACCTGTACAGCGCCAGCGGCGACGTCAACCAGTACAATGACATGAACGGCATCCGCTTCTGCGAAACGCCGTGGCTGCTCGACACCAGCAACAGCCTGCGCCAGCAAGTGGTACAGCAGTGGCCGCAGGCCGCTGGCAGCCTTGGCCGCCTGTATGCCATGGGCGTCGATGCCTACAGCCTGGCGCCGCGCCTGGGCCAGCTGAAAGCGCTGCCGGACAACCGTGTCCAGGGCCTTTCGGGCAGCCTGAGCATCAACGCCAACCAGCGTATCGAGCGCCAGCTGCCATGGGCCGAGTTTGCCGGCGGCCAGGTCAAGCGCCTGCCTGACACCGCGCGCTGA
- a CDS encoding YraN family protein, whose protein sequence is MPTASPTSAGQAAETQALEYLQGQGLQLLARNWRCKGGELDLVMLDADTVVFVEVRYRLHACFGGALASIDGRKQKRLVLAASRYLQKAPHWGNHPCRFDVVALQGSHHAGRPLQWLKNAFEC, encoded by the coding sequence ATGCCAACAGCGTCGCCCACAAGCGCCGGGCAAGCAGCAGAAACCCAAGCCCTTGAGTACCTTCAAGGGCAGGGCCTGCAGCTGCTGGCGCGTAACTGGCGATGCAAAGGCGGTGAGCTTGATCTGGTCATGCTTGACGCCGATACAGTAGTATTCGTCGAAGTCCGCTACCGGTTGCACGCGTGCTTCGGTGGCGCCCTCGCCAGCATCGACGGGCGCAAGCAGAAACGGTTGGTGCTCGCCGCCAGCCGGTACCTGCAGAAGGCGCCCCACTGGGGCAACCACCCCTGCCGCTTCGACGTAGTCGCCCTGCAGGGCAGCCACCATGCAGGCAGGCCGCTTCAATGGCTGAAAAACGCCTTCGAATGCTGA
- a CDS encoding phosphoheptose isomerase has protein sequence MDMQSRIRRLFQASIDTKQQAMDILAPHIEQASLVMVNALLNEGKMLACGNGGSAGDAQHFSSELLNRFERERPSLPAIALTTDSSTLTSIANDYSYNEVFSKQIRALGQPGDVLLAISTSGNSANVIQAIQAAHDREMIVVALTGRDGGGMASLLLPEDVEIRVPSTVTARIQEVHLLAIHCLCDLIDSQLFGSEE, from the coding sequence ATGGACATGCAATCCCGAATTCGCCGGCTGTTCCAGGCCAGCATCGATACCAAGCAACAGGCAATGGACATCCTGGCACCGCACATCGAGCAGGCCAGCCTGGTCATGGTCAATGCGCTGCTCAACGAGGGCAAGATGCTCGCCTGTGGCAACGGCGGCTCGGCCGGTGATGCCCAGCACTTTTCGTCGGAACTGCTCAACCGTTTCGAGCGCGAGCGCCCGAGCCTGCCAGCCATCGCGCTGACCACCGACAGCTCGACCCTGACCTCGATCGCCAACGACTACAGCTACAACGAAGTCTTTTCCAAGCAGATTCGCGCCCTGGGCCAGCCCGGCGACGTTCTGCTGGCAATCTCCACCAGCGGCAATTCGGCCAACGTCATCCAGGCGATCCAGGCCGCACATGACCGCGAAATGATTGTCGTAGCATTGACCGGCCGCGACGGCGGCGGCATGGCTTCGCTGCTGCTGCCCGAAGACGTGGAAATCCGCGTACCTTCGACGGTTACCGCACGCATCCAGGAAGTCCACCTGCTGGCGATCCACTGCCTGTGCGATCTGATCGACAGCCAACTGTTCGGGAGTGAAGAATGA
- a CDS encoding BON domain-containing protein, protein MTPMRLGLMALTLCLSVTGCSSVLTSTRNSPIEDDRGTRTIGSKIDDSLIETKASVNISKASPDLDKGSHIVVSSYNGIVLLAGQTPRADLKSLAEQTASQVQRVKKVHNELQVMQPSSILARNNDAWLTTKIKTQMLGDSAVPSSRIKVITENGIVYLLGLVTQQEANSATAVVQGVSGVQKIVKLFEYID, encoded by the coding sequence ATGACCCCTATGCGCCTCGGCCTGATGGCCCTGACTCTGTGCCTGAGCGTCACCGGTTGCAGCTCGGTACTTACTTCTACGCGCAATTCGCCGATCGAAGACGATCGCGGTACGCGCACCATTGGCAGCAAGATCGACGACTCGCTGATCGAAACCAAGGCCTCGGTGAACATTTCCAAGGCCAGCCCTGACCTGGACAAGGGCTCGCACATTGTTGTCAGCAGCTACAACGGCATCGTCCTGCTGGCCGGCCAGACCCCACGCGCCGACCTCAAGAGCCTCGCCGAGCAAACCGCCAGCCAGGTACAGCGCGTCAAGAAAGTGCACAACGAACTGCAGGTGATGCAACCCTCCTCCATCCTGGCACGCAACAACGACGCCTGGCTGACCACCAAGATCAAGACCCAGATGCTGGGTGACAGCGCCGTGCCAAGCTCGCGCATCAAGGTGATTACCGAAAACGGTATCGTCTATCTGCTCGGCCTGGTGACCCAACAGGAGGCCAATTCGGCCACCGCCGTGGTACAGGGCGTGTCGGGTGTGCAGAAGATCGTCAAGCTGTTCGAGTACATCGACTGA
- a CDS encoding YgdI/YgdR family lipoprotein — protein sequence MKKLLLPALLIGTFATLAGCSTPSLITLNDGREIQAVDAPKYDRDAGFYEFQQLDGKRTRINKDQVRTISDL from the coding sequence ATGAAAAAGCTTCTGCTGCCTGCCCTGCTGATCGGCACCTTCGCCACCCTGGCCGGCTGCTCCACGCCAAGCCTGATCACCCTCAACGATGGCCGTGAAATCCAGGCTGTCGACGCACCGAAGTACGACCGCGATGCAGGCTTCTACGAGTTCCAGCAACTCGATGGCAAGCGCACCCGCATCAACAAGGACCAGGTACGCACTATCAGCGACCTGTAA
- a CDS encoding ClpXP protease specificity-enhancing factor: MNSSRPYLVRALYEWIVDNDCTPHMLVNAEYPKVQVPDGFASDGQIVLNISPSAVRSLHMDNDAVSFEGRFSGVAHSLFVPVGAILGIYARENGQGMVFELESPMDGDELEEDDVQPDDDGPPEGGGQPPRPSGRPSLKVVK, encoded by the coding sequence ATGAACTCCAGTCGCCCCTATCTGGTTCGAGCACTGTATGAGTGGATCGTCGACAACGATTGCACGCCCCACATGCTGGTCAATGCCGAATACCCGAAAGTCCAGGTGCCGGATGGTTTCGCCAGTGATGGTCAGATCGTCTTGAATATCTCGCCAAGTGCCGTGCGCAGCCTGCACATGGATAACGACGCAGTCAGCTTCGAGGGCCGCTTCAGTGGCGTGGCCCATTCGCTGTTCGTGCCGGTTGGCGCCATCCTGGGCATCTATGCCCGTGAAAATGGCCAAGGCATGGTCTTCGAGCTGGAGTCGCCGATGGATGGCGACGAGCTGGAAGAGGATGATGTGCAGCCGGACGACGATGGCCCGCCGGAAGGGGGTGGCCAGCCGCCGCGCCCAAGTGGTCGGCCAAGCCTGAAAGTGGTCAAGTAA
- a CDS encoding glutathione S-transferase N-terminal domain-containing protein → MGATNRLACYSDPADHYSHRVRLVLAEKGVSVQVIDVDPSRLPARLAEVNPYGSVPTLVDRDLALYESTVVMEYLEERYPHPPLMPVYPVARGNSRLLMHRIQRDWCALADTVLDARSTEAARAEARKALRESLTGVSPLFGEYACFMSEEQSLVDCCLLPILWRLPVLGIELPRQAKPLLDYMERQFAREPFLASLSSVEREMRKL, encoded by the coding sequence ATGGGCGCAACCAACAGGTTAGCCTGCTATTCCGATCCCGCTGATCATTATTCTCATCGGGTACGCCTTGTGCTGGCCGAGAAGGGTGTCAGCGTCCAGGTCATCGATGTCGACCCCAGTCGCCTGCCGGCCAGGCTGGCCGAGGTGAACCCTTACGGCAGTGTGCCGACCCTGGTCGACCGTGACCTGGCGTTGTATGAGTCGACCGTGGTGATGGAATACCTCGAGGAGCGTTACCCGCACCCACCGCTGATGCCGGTGTACCCGGTTGCGCGGGGTAACAGCCGTTTGCTGATGCACCGCATCCAGCGCGACTGGTGTGCCTTGGCCGACACCGTTCTGGACGCGCGCAGCACCGAGGCCGCCCGTGCCGAGGCACGCAAGGCCCTGCGCGAAAGCCTGACCGGTGTTTCACCATTGTTCGGTGAGTACGCCTGTTTCATGAGTGAGGAGCAAAGCCTGGTCGATTGCTGTCTATTGCCCATACTCTGGCGTTTGCCGGTGTTGGGTATCGAATTGCCGCGGCAAGCCAAGCCGCTGCTGGATTACATGGAGCGGCAGTTCGCTCGCGAGCCTTTCCTGGCGAGCCTGTCCTCCGTAGAACGTGAAATGCGCAAGCTTTAA
- a CDS encoding cytochrome c1 produces the protein MKKLIAVFLLAVMPAFSFAAEHGLELDKVDIDLTDKAAMQDGARTFANYCMGCHSAKFQRYERVADDLGIPHELMLEKLVFTGAKIGDHMQIGMKPSDAKTWFGAAPPDLTLVARVRGTDWLYSYLRSFYEDPSRPYGVNNKVFPNVGMPNVLVGLQGNQVVGCKQVQTVVDGKKQFDPLTGSPITHEACDQLTITPNSGTLTTEQFDEKVKNLVTFLAYSANPVKLESQRIGTYVLLYLAFFFVFAYLLKREYWKDVH, from the coding sequence ATGAAAAAGTTGATTGCAGTATTTTTGCTGGCAGTGATGCCTGCCTTTTCCTTCGCTGCCGAACATGGCCTGGAGCTGGACAAGGTCGATATCGACCTGACTGACAAGGCGGCCATGCAGGACGGTGCGCGCACCTTTGCCAACTATTGCATGGGTTGCCACAGTGCCAAGTTCCAGCGTTACGAGCGGGTGGCTGATGACCTGGGCATCCCTCACGAGCTGATGCTCGAGAAGCTGGTGTTCACCGGCGCCAAAATCGGTGACCACATGCAGATCGGCATGAAGCCCAGCGACGCAAAGACCTGGTTCGGCGCTGCGCCACCCGACCTGACCCTGGTCGCCCGTGTGCGGGGTACCGACTGGCTGTACAGCTACCTGCGCAGCTTCTACGAAGACCCGTCGCGCCCTTACGGGGTGAACAACAAGGTGTTCCCGAACGTGGGCATGCCTAACGTGCTGGTTGGCCTGCAGGGTAACCAGGTGGTTGGCTGCAAGCAGGTGCAGACCGTGGTCGATGGCAAGAAGCAATTTGACCCGTTGACCGGCAGCCCGATCACCCATGAAGCCTGTGACCAGCTGACCATTACGCCGAATTCCGGTACCCTGACGACCGAGCAGTTCGACGAGAAGGTCAAGAACCTGGTGACCTTCCTGGCCTATTCGGCCAACCCGGTCAAACTGGAAAGCCAGCGCATTGGTACCTACGTGTTGCTGTACCTGGCTTTCTTCTTCGTATTCGCCTACTTGCTCAAGCGTGAATACTGGAAGGACGTGCACTGA